From Opisthocomus hoazin isolate bOpiHoa1 chromosome 10, bOpiHoa1.hap1, whole genome shotgun sequence, a single genomic window includes:
- the RBPMS2 gene encoding RNA-binding protein with multiple splicing 2 isoform X2: MQRAAKDLQEVRTLFVSGLPVDIKPRELYLLFRPFKGYEGSLIKLTSKQPVGFVTFDSRAGAEAAKNALNGIRFDPENPQTLRLEFAKANTKMAKSKLMATPNPTNIHPALGAHFIARDPYDLTGAALIPASPEAWAPYPLYTTELTPAIPHAAFTYPAAAAAAAALHAQHMTWRTQHGTILHQLLPAEPGSARSRWWEGSSLVEPGQRPPCCSA; the protein is encoded by the exons ATGCAGAGGGCAGCGAAGGATTTGCAGGAG GTACGGACACTGTTTGTCAGTGGCCTTCCTGTGGATATCAAGCCCAGAGAGCTCTACCTACTCTTCCGACCGTTCAAG GGTTATGAAGGGTCACTGATCAAGCTAACTTCAAAGCAG ccAGTTGGTTTTGTGACCTTTGACAGCCGGGCTGGTGCTGAAGCAGCAAAGAACGCCTTGAAT GGCATCCGCTTTGACCCAGAGAACCCCCAGACCTTGCGGTTAGAGTTTGCTAAAGCCAACACAAAGATGGCCAAGAGCAAGCTGATGGCAACGCCAAACCCCACCAATATCCACCCTGCCTTGGGCGCACACTTCATTGCACGGGACCCCT ATGACCTGACTGGAGCAGCTCTTATTCCAGCGTCCCCAGAAGCGTGGGCTCCCTACCCACTCTACACCACGGAGCTAACCCCTGCCATCCCCCATGCCGCCTTCACATACCCGGCGgccgctgctgcggctgctgctcttCACGCTCAG CACATGACATGGCGCACACAGCATGGCACCATCTTACATCAACTCCTCCCAGCTGAGCCAGGCTCAGCCAGGTCCCGCTGGTGGGAGGGGAGCAGCCTGGTTGAGCCGGGGCAGAGACCACCCTGCTGCTCTGCGTGA
- the RBPMS2 gene encoding RNA-binding protein with multiple splicing 2 isoform X3: MSNLNKDTEHTNGSGTVEEEVRTLFVSGLPVDIKPRELYLLFRPFKPVGFVTFDSRAGAEAAKNALNGIRFDPENPQTLRLEFAKANTKMAKSKLMATPNPTNIHPALGAHFIARDPYDLTGAALIPASPEAWAPYPLYTTELTPAIPHAAFTYPAAAAAAAALHAQHMTWRTQHGTILHQLLPAEPGSARSRWWEGSSLVEPGQRPPCCSA; this comes from the exons ATGAGCAACCTCAACAAGGACACCGAGCACACCAACGGCAGCGGCACCGTCGAGGAGGAG GTACGGACACTGTTTGTCAGTGGCCTTCCTGTGGATATCAAGCCCAGAGAGCTCTACCTACTCTTCCGACCGTTCAAG ccAGTTGGTTTTGTGACCTTTGACAGCCGGGCTGGTGCTGAAGCAGCAAAGAACGCCTTGAAT GGCATCCGCTTTGACCCAGAGAACCCCCAGACCTTGCGGTTAGAGTTTGCTAAAGCCAACACAAAGATGGCCAAGAGCAAGCTGATGGCAACGCCAAACCCCACCAATATCCACCCTGCCTTGGGCGCACACTTCATTGCACGGGACCCCT ATGACCTGACTGGAGCAGCTCTTATTCCAGCGTCCCCAGAAGCGTGGGCTCCCTACCCACTCTACACCACGGAGCTAACCCCTGCCATCCCCCATGCCGCCTTCACATACCCGGCGgccgctgctgcggctgctgctcttCACGCTCAG CACATGACATGGCGCACACAGCATGGCACCATCTTACATCAACTCCTCCCAGCTGAGCCAGGCTCAGCCAGGTCCCGCTGGTGGGAGGGGAGCAGCCTGGTTGAGCCGGGGCAGAGACCACCCTGCTGCTCTGCGTGA
- the RBPMS2 gene encoding RNA-binding protein with multiple splicing 2 isoform X4 yields MSNLNKDTEHTNGSGTVEEEVRTLFVSGLPVDIKPRELYLLFRPFKGYEGSLIKLTSKQPVGFVTFDSRAGAEAAKNALNGIRFDPENPQTLRLEFAKANTKMAKSKLMATPNPTNIHPALGAHFIARDPYDLTGAALIPASPEAWAPYPLYTTELTPAIPHAAFTYPAAAAAAAALHAQMRWYPPSEATQQGWKSRQFC; encoded by the exons ATGAGCAACCTCAACAAGGACACCGAGCACACCAACGGCAGCGGCACCGTCGAGGAGGAG GTACGGACACTGTTTGTCAGTGGCCTTCCTGTGGATATCAAGCCCAGAGAGCTCTACCTACTCTTCCGACCGTTCAAG GGTTATGAAGGGTCACTGATCAAGCTAACTTCAAAGCAG ccAGTTGGTTTTGTGACCTTTGACAGCCGGGCTGGTGCTGAAGCAGCAAAGAACGCCTTGAAT GGCATCCGCTTTGACCCAGAGAACCCCCAGACCTTGCGGTTAGAGTTTGCTAAAGCCAACACAAAGATGGCCAAGAGCAAGCTGATGGCAACGCCAAACCCCACCAATATCCACCCTGCCTTGGGCGCACACTTCATTGCACGGGACCCCT ATGACCTGACTGGAGCAGCTCTTATTCCAGCGTCCCCAGAAGCGTGGGCTCCCTACCCACTCTACACCACGGAGCTAACCCCTGCCATCCCCCATGCCGCCTTCACATACCCGGCGgccgctgctgcggctgctgctcttCACGCTCAG
- the RBPMS2 gene encoding RNA-binding protein with multiple splicing 2 isoform X1 gives MSNLNKDTEHTNGSGTVEEEVRTLFVSGLPVDIKPRELYLLFRPFKGYEGSLIKLTSKQPVGFVTFDSRAGAEAAKNALNGIRFDPENPQTLRLEFAKANTKMAKSKLMATPNPTNIHPALGAHFIARDPYDLTGAALIPASPEAWAPYPLYTTELTPAIPHAAFTYPAAAAAAAALHAQHMTWRTQHGTILHQLLPAEPGSARSRWWEGSSLVEPGQRPPCCSA, from the exons ATGAGCAACCTCAACAAGGACACCGAGCACACCAACGGCAGCGGCACCGTCGAGGAGGAG GTACGGACACTGTTTGTCAGTGGCCTTCCTGTGGATATCAAGCCCAGAGAGCTCTACCTACTCTTCCGACCGTTCAAG GGTTATGAAGGGTCACTGATCAAGCTAACTTCAAAGCAG ccAGTTGGTTTTGTGACCTTTGACAGCCGGGCTGGTGCTGAAGCAGCAAAGAACGCCTTGAAT GGCATCCGCTTTGACCCAGAGAACCCCCAGACCTTGCGGTTAGAGTTTGCTAAAGCCAACACAAAGATGGCCAAGAGCAAGCTGATGGCAACGCCAAACCCCACCAATATCCACCCTGCCTTGGGCGCACACTTCATTGCACGGGACCCCT ATGACCTGACTGGAGCAGCTCTTATTCCAGCGTCCCCAGAAGCGTGGGCTCCCTACCCACTCTACACCACGGAGCTAACCCCTGCCATCCCCCATGCCGCCTTCACATACCCGGCGgccgctgctgcggctgctgctcttCACGCTCAG CACATGACATGGCGCACACAGCATGGCACCATCTTACATCAACTCCTCCCAGCTGAGCCAGGCTCAGCCAGGTCCCGCTGGTGGGAGGGGAGCAGCCTGGTTGAGCCGGGGCAGAGACCACCCTGCTGCTCTGCGTGA